The Spirochaetaceae bacterium nucleotide sequence TGCTGCGGCTCCTCCGGCATGTTCGTGCAGTCGGTCGAGTTCATCCGCGCCCACACCACCGGCAACGGCAACGGCGGCAGGGCGCGCGGCGACATCTCCGTCTACGGCCAGGAGTCGAACTACACGACGTGGCGCCTCGCCAAGATGAACCTCGCCATCCGCGGCATCGAGGGCCAGATCGCCCACGGCGATACCTTTCACAACGACCGCCACCCCGACCTCAAGGCCGACTTCATCCTGGCAAATCCCCCATTCAACGTCTCCGACTGGGGCGGCGAGCGGCTCGCGGACGACAAGCGCTGGCGCTATGGCGTCCCACCGCGAAGGAACGCCAACTTCGCGTGGGTGCAGCACATCATCCACCACTTGGCGCCCGATGGCACGGCCGGATTCGTGCTCGCCAACGGCTCCATGTCCTCCAACCAGTCCGGAGAGGGAGCAATCCGCAAGAGCCTGATCGAGGCCGACTTGGTCGACTGCATGGTGGCGTTGCCGGGACAGTTGTTCTACTCGACGCAGATTCCCGCTTGCCTCTGGTTCCTCGCCCGGGATCGTCACAACGGCACGTTCCGGGACCGTCGCGATGAGGTGCTGTTCATCGACGCCCGCAAGCTCGGCCGCATGGTCGACCGCACCCACCGCGAGCTGACGGACCAGGACATCGCCCGCATCGCCGACACGTACCATGCTTGGCGCGGAGAAGAAGTGACCGGCGGCTACGCCGACGTTCCGGGTTTCTGCAAGAGCACCGCGCTGGAGGAGGTGCGCACTCACGGCCACGTGCTCACCCCCGGCCGTTACGTTGGAGTGGAGGCACCGGAAGACGACGGCGAGCCGTTTGAGCAGAAGATGCGGAGGCTGGTCGCCGAGCTGGAAGTCCAGCGTGCCGAAGGAGCCCGGCTCGACGCCGCCATCGCCCAGAATCTGAAGACACTCGGGTTCGGCCTCATGGAGAGCCAGGAACGGTCGTGAGCAACTCCGACGAGCGGCGCTGGCAACAGCGGCTCGACAACTTCGGCACCGCCATCGCGCAACTGACCAGCGCTTGCGAGCGCGAGCGATACGACCACCTTGAGCGTGCCGGCCTGATCAAGGAGCGCTACCACCCGGTTCTGCTGCGCCTCCACCGAACTCCGGACGCCAAGCGGGGATCATGACGGACGGGCTCAAGGACGAGCATCGCGAGGCGATCATCGCCGGGATCGCGGCCAATGACCGCGTGGAACGAGCCGTCCTGTTCGGATCCCGTGCAACCGGAACGAACACCGTGTCGTCGGACGTGAACATCGCATTGTTCGGCGACCGGTTAACCCTGACCGACCAGTCCCGTCTCGCCGCCGCTCTCGACGAGATTCCTATGGCGCAGGAGATCGATCTCGTGCTGTACGACTCGATACGAGACCACGCGCTACGGGAACAGATCCAGCGTGATGGCGTGGAGTGGTACGCGGAACCTAACGACAGATCTGATCAAGTGACATTGACGAGTGCAACAGGCGCGGGTAATCTATCTGATCCGCCGTCAGGCTGGGAACGTTCAACGCTCGGGGAGGTCTGTAAGCGTAGCGGTGGCAACATCCAGACCGGTCCGTTCGGAAGCCAACTCCACGCTTCCGATTACCGACCCGAAGGCATTCCATCGATCATGCCGCAGAACCTCGGTGATAACCGAGTCATCGAGGTTGGCATCTCACGGATCGGCGAGCTTGACGCAAGCCGTTTGCGCCGCTACTTGGTCCGAGAGGGCGACATCGTGTACAGCCGCAGAGGCGATGTCGAGAGACGAGCGCTGATCGGACCCCGCGAGGATGGATGGTTGTGCGGGACGGGCTGCCTTCGCGTGCGTCTAGGGGAGAACGGTGTCGATCCCACCTATGCTTCGTATTACTTGGGAAATCCCGCCGTTCGCGAGTGGATCGTCCGCCATGCCCACGGCGCAACCATGCCTAACCTGAACACGGCAATTCTCTCCGCTTGCCCATTCGTCGTCCCGCCTCCTTCGGAACAGCGGGCCATCGCCCACGTCCTCGGCACTCTCGACGACAAGATCGAACTGAGCCGTCTGATGAACGCGACCCTCGAGGCGATGGTGCATGAGTTGTTCAGATCCTGGTTCGTCGACTTCGACCCCGTGCGCGCTAAGATGGAGCGGCGCGATAGCCGATTGCCGATGGAAATCGCCGACTTGTTCCCCGACCGGTTGGCGGACTCCGAAGTGGGGGAGATTCCGAAGGGGTGGACTGTCCAGACGCTCGGTGACATCGCCGCCGCGCCGCGGAGGGGAGTCCATCCCGCGCGGGTGTCTTGCGACACGCCCTTCATCGGGCTCGAACACATGCCCCGAGGCTCGGTCGCTCTGGGGGACTGGGGTACCTCTGCGGGCGTATCGAGCGGCAAGTTCGCCTTCGACAGTCGTGATATCTTGTTCGGGAAGCTGCGACCTTATTTTCACAAAGTGGGTGTCGCCCCCGTGAATGGCGTCTGCTCCACGGACATCGTGGTGCTGAAGCCGCGGATGCCCACGTGGTCGACCTTCGTGCTTGCTTGCGTCTCGTCCTCTCGATTCGTCAGCTACGCAAACCAGAGTTCGACAGGTACGAAGATGCCTCGAACAAGCTGGGAGACGATGAGCAGGTACGAGCTGTGCCGCCCCACCGATGCTATCGTGCAGGCGTTCCATCAGGTCGTTTCGCCGATGTTGGAACAGATCGTCTCGAATGTCCACGAATCGCGCACCACCGCCGCCCTTCGTGACGTTCTCCTCCCACTGCTAACTTCAGGCGAGATCCGAGTAGGTCACTTGCCGACGAAATGAGGAGGGAAGCAAACTTGGCCAAACCACTTGATCTCGCGAGTGTACTGAAGCGGGACGCTGCCTCGTTAAGGTTAGCTCGGGAGAGTGCGGCCCTCATCCACCCGTCGGACATTCGAGCAGCTGGTAATGAAGTTGAGAAGGCCGTACGCGACTACGTCCGTCGAATCTTGCCTCGGCAGTACTATGTAACATCCGGCCACCTCATTGATTCACAGCATCGGCTGAGCCCACAGATTGATGTCATCATTGCCGATGCATTCAATCTGCCGTCTCTCTATACGGCCCAAGACGGTACCGAATATGTGCCGATAACTTCGGTCTATGCAATCGGAGAAGTCAAGTCGACCTATTATAAATCCAAAGGGTACCTCCAGGCGATGACGGCTACGTTGGCAACGATTGCCGCGATGGATCGCCCGCTGGTAGAGAACACCGCCTATGAGGGAGAGATCCGCGACGACACGACGTTTCGAGACATAATGCTGGGGAGTGGGAATCGATTTCTGAACCAATTGTTCTCGTTCTTTTTTTGTGTAGACGCTGGCGACTTTCAGTTCGACGATATCGCTGCCCACTTCAGGACTACCTGCCTCTCGTCCCTCCCAAGCGTGACCGTACTCTTGAATAGGGGAGTGCTCTTACGCGCCAGAGAGAGCGACGCGAGTGGCATCTCGTGGTGCCGATATCCAACAGAAGCACCGCCACCTGATTACGACTGGATGTTCGCCGAGAGCACGGCTTCGGAGGCTTCTGGGTCGAAGGACGGGTCAAGCTTGGCGGTACTTTACGGAATGCTCGTCGAGCACCTGAGGAACTCACACTTGGAGGCATGCAGCGCTTACGCATATACGCGCAGTCTGATGGGCTTTCGCCGATCGACGCTGCGATGGGCCAACAGTAACTCGGTAGGTCCGTGATCTACATGAAACGCTTCACAGATTTCAACGTGTCCGCGATCGAAGCCGCGGAGATCGGATGGCTCTGGCTTCAAATTGCTAGTTCTGTCCGGAGTCCATCGGAGCGTCTAGAGCCTAACGGGAGTATGAGTGATGCGTCGAAATCGGCCGTCGCCATCGGCCAGTTCGGTGGGGGCAAAAATGGAGGCCACCATCCGCGCCGTCCGGCGGATGCTTGTCGCCGGGGTAGAGGTGGGGCGCGTTGGTTCAGAGGCGGCGCGTGGGGTCCAAGGCTCGCGTGCTCGACTGCGGCCAGCCGGCGGGCAACGAATGACTTGCGGTTTCCCCACTCGCCGTTGTCGACAAGCACGCCGCCGACGAGTCGGCGGCGATGTGGTCAGCCTTCCAACAGCGTCAGATATACCAGGCGGTGCCCCGTCGCTGGTGGCGGTCAATGCCGCCCTCGTCAGGTCGAACGGCTGGGAGGTCCACACCGGGGCGCGGGAGCTGACGAAATGGGATTCAAGAAATACGTTGGAGATGTCTCATGACGGCGCCCCTCCTCATTGACCGGATCAGAAGGAAGGGCTGTCCCTGGCGTACGTCAGGGCGCTGGCCGCGCGTGCGGGATTCGCGATCTCCGTGCCGGAGTCGGACGCGGACAGCGTCGATCGGGCGAACCATGGCGGATGGTCCGCGTCGTCCAGCCCTCGTGCAGCAGGCACACCAAGGACCAGTCGATCAGCAGACACTCACAGTTCACGGTCCAGAAGGCAACGTGCTCAACGTAGAAGCTCTTTGGAAGCTCATGGAACAGTCCCGGAGGGGGGAGATCTGATGGAGATCAGCATTCGCGATAGGAATGCTCTGCTGGCCGTGTCACCGGCGGCCCTATCGGCGTATGCCCGCGCGAGCGGATGGAAGCGACAGGATGCGTACCGCGTGCACTCGGATGTCTACGTCGGTGAGGCGCGGCCGGAGATCATCGTGCCGCGCACGGAGCGCTTGGGCGATTACGCGAGCGTCGTGGCGATGCTGATCGATACGTTCGCCGACGTGGCCGATGAGGACGCGTTGACGGTCTATCGGAATCTCGTGACCGCGGATCGGGATGTCGTGCGCGTGCGTGCGGGTGAGAGCGACGATGGCAGTGTTGGCTTGGACGACGGCGTGAACCTCGTGAGGGGCGCACGCGATCTCTTGCTGTCGGCGGCTTGTTCAGTTCGGGAGCCGCAGCCAGTCTATCGTCCGGGGGCAAATCGGGAGGCGGCCGAAGTGTTGAAGCGGATGCGGCTAGGGCAGACGGACCAAGGCAGCTTCGCGGTGACGTTGCTGACGCCGGTCGTGCCACCCCCTATGCCTACGTTGTTTCCGGATCCGGACGATCGGAACGCGCCGATCGAACGTCGGACGACGCGGCGGCTGCTGGAGGCCGTCGCCGCGTCGCAACAGGCGACGGAACGGGCGGCAGCAGGTGATGACGGCGCCTTCGAGGGGACCGTGAGCAACGGCGTGAGCGCGAATCTGTGCGAGGCCCTGGTCCGGATCATCGAGCCCTTTCCGACGCTGGACGTCGGCGTTTCGTGGGCTCGGACTCGTCCGGTGGCGACACAAGGAACCGTAGTTCGTTTCGGCCAGGCGGATGCGGCTCTCCTGCGCGAGGCGGCGAATTCGCTCCGCGAGCGCGCGCCTCGACCCGACGTGCGCCTCCACGGCTTCGTTCGGCTCCTGAAGCGCGGAGAGGCTGAAGACGATG carries:
- a CDS encoding N-6 DNA methylase, with translation CCGSSGMFVQSVEFIRAHTTGNGNGGRARGDISVYGQESNYTTWRLAKMNLAIRGIEGQIAHGDTFHNDRHPDLKADFILANPPFNVSDWGGERLADDKRWRYGVPPRRNANFAWVQHIIHHLAPDGTAGFVLANGSMSSNQSGEGAIRKSLIEADLVDCMVALPGQLFYSTQIPACLWFLARDRHNGTFRDRRDEVLFIDARKLGRMVDRTHRELTDQDIARIADTYHAWRGEEVTGGYADVPGFCKSTALEEVRTHGHVLTPGRYVGVEAPEDDGEPFEQKMRRLVAELEVQRAEGARLDAAIAQNLKTLGFGLMESQERS
- a CDS encoding restriction endonuclease subunit S, coding for MTDGLKDEHREAIIAGIAANDRVERAVLFGSRATGTNTVSSDVNIALFGDRLTLTDQSRLAAALDEIPMAQEIDLVLYDSIRDHALREQIQRDGVEWYAEPNDRSDQVTLTSATGAGNLSDPPSGWERSTLGEVCKRSGGNIQTGPFGSQLHASDYRPEGIPSIMPQNLGDNRVIEVGISRIGELDASRLRRYLVREGDIVYSRRGDVERRALIGPREDGWLCGTGCLRVRLGENGVDPTYASYYLGNPAVREWIVRHAHGATMPNLNTAILSACPFVVPPPSEQRAIAHVLGTLDDKIELSRLMNATLEAMVHELFRSWFVDFDPVRAKMERRDSRLPMEIADLFPDRLADSEVGEIPKGWTVQTLGDIAAAPRRGVHPARVSCDTPFIGLEHMPRGSVALGDWGTSAGVSSGKFAFDSRDILFGKLRPYFHKVGVAPVNGVCSTDIVVLKPRMPTWSTFVLACVSSSRFVSYANQSSTGTKMPRTSWETMSRYELCRPTDAIVQAFHQVVSPMLEQIVSNVHESRTTAALRDVLLPLLTSGEIRVGHLPTK